A region from the Malus domestica chromosome 07, GDT2T_hap1 genome encodes:
- the LOC103439983 gene encoding probable ribonuclease P/MRP protein subunit POP5 — protein sequence MVGFKNRYMVVEVILDPNRELVRKDPVIITSYNVMKAIRDSILVNFGECGLASSLGSFQVKYVNDITRLCIVRASRDEYQRVWAATTMVRSIADCPVLFNLLDLIGSIKACKETALKCDESKFEQHKLVVGSNLSAQDTQKMQYYLDKIKGLEH from the exons ATGGTGGGATTTAAGAATAGGTATATGGTAGTGGAGGTTATCTTGGATCCTAATAGAGAACTGGTGAGAAAAGATCCTGTTATCATTACCTCGTACAATGTTATGAAAGCTATCCGAGACAGCATTCTAGTAAATTTTGGGGAGTGCGGTCTGGCTTCGTCACTTGGATCATTCCAAG TCAAGTATGTTAATGACATTACGAGGCTGTGTATCGTTAGAGCTTCAAGGGATGAATATCAGCGAGTATGGGCTGCAACTACAATGGTCAGGAGTATTGCAGATTGCCCGGTTCTATTTAATTTGTTGGACCTAATTG GAAGTATCAAAGCTTGTAAAGAAACCGCATTGAAGTGTgatgaatcaaaatttgaacagcacaagcttgttgttggatctaatcTTTCGGCTCAAGATACTCAAAAAATGCAGTACTATCTTGACAAGATCAAAGGCCTCGAGCACTAA
- the LOC103439982 gene encoding uncharacterized protein — protein MEVDGNSVVAGPTNVVYLSTILGRDGSNPVHKCDWKCQNEHVCANMYLCKLTGATHICDKNCDQRILYDNHSSLCRASGKIFPLTQVEEQAVRGVRRKLESDSSSADSCSSKRRRDAQFHPSPFERSFTTASLICSKVGDGMDMS, from the coding sequence ATGGAGGTGGATGGTAATTCTGTGGTAGCAGGACCTACGAATGTTGTTTATCTGTCGACTATTTTGGGCCGTGATGGGTCAAATCCTGTTCACAAATGTGACTGGAAGTGTCAGAACGAGCACGTCTGCGCGAATATGTACCTCTGCAAGCTAACTGGAGCCACTCACATCTGTGACAAAAACTGTGATCAGAGGATCCTGTATGATAACCATAGCTCCCTTTGCCGGGCAAGCGGAAAGATTTTCCCCCTTACACAGGTAGAGGAACAGGCTGTGAGAGGGGTCCGGAGGAAGCTTGAGTCGGATAGCTCTTCTGCAGACAGTTGCTCTTCTAAGCGCAGACGGGATGCCCAGTTCCATCCTTCTCCCTTCGAGAGATCCTTCACTACTGCCAGTCTGATCTGCAGCAAAGTTGGAGATGGCATGGATATGAGCTAG
- the LOC103439981 gene encoding pathogenesis-related thaumatin-like protein 3.5, with amino-acid sequence MPLSTRPRTFLRFFCILFPFFISLSYSATFTITNNCPETIWPGTLAGSGTPPLPTTGFRLDPGQSVRLPSTPGWSGRIWARTGCTFDEQGAGTCQTGDCGGRLECGGSGATPPASLFEITLGIGNGLDFYDVSIVDGYNLPLIAAPRGVFGACNATGCASDINTGCPKELQVVGGGSEGTVIGCKSACEAFGLDQYCCSGQFANPTTCQPSKYSTIFKKACPRAYSYAFDDGTSTFTCKAFDYAIFFCPYGNGTRNSNYALAPPRYQVPGSEKVVQMVYSSSNTLLPVPPLILLLIVYILS; translated from the exons ATGCCACTATCGACGAGACCTCGAACTTTTCTGCGCTTCTTTTGCATCCTCTTTCCATTTTTCATCTCTTTATCCTACTCAGCCACATTCACTATAACAAACAACTGCCCGGAAACCATCTGGCCCGGTACATTGGCAGGTTCCGGCACCCCTCCGCTCCCAACAACGGGGTTTCGGTTAGACCCCGGCCAGAGTGTGAGACTTCCTTCTACTCCAGGATGGTCAGGGCGTATATGGGCTAGGACAGGCTGCACATTCGACGAGCAGGGAGCTGGCACGTGTCAAACTGGTGACTGCGGAGGCAGGCTGGAATGTGGTGGCAGTGGTGCCACTCCACCTGCCTCGCTCTTTGAAATAACTCTCGGCATTGGCAATGGTTTAGATTTCTACGATGTCAGCATCGTAGACGGCTACAATCTGCCCCTCATCGCCGCACCACGCGGCGTGTTTGGTGCATGTAATGCCACCGGCTGCGCTTCAGATATCAACACAG GTTGCCCGAAAGAGCTTCAGGTGGTGGGAGGAGGAAGCGAAGGGACCGTGATCGGATGCAAGAGCGCCTGCGAGGCATTTGGTTTGGACCAGTACTGCTGCAGCGGACAGTTTGCTAACCCGACGACATGCCAGCCTTCCAAGTATTCCACCATATTCAAAAAAGCTTGTCCAAGAGCTTACAGTTATGCTTTTGATGATGGCACAAGCACTTTTACATGCAAGGCTTTTGATTACGCCATTTTCTTCTGCCCCTACGGCAACGG GACGAGAAATTCAAATTATGCGTTAGCTCCTCCGAGATATCAAGTGCCTGGCAGTGAGAAGGTTGTGCAGATGGTTTATTCTTCTTCTAACACGCTGTTACCAGTTCCGCCGCTAATCCTTCTTCTCATCGTCTACATATTATCTTGA
- the LOC103439980 gene encoding DNA-binding protein BIN4-like translates to MSTSREESPDWLRSFQVPKTHSPVELSSDSEASLNGVPSGEDKPETHSPVELSSDSEASLDGVPSGEDKTDSSELFPRKSSKLTDEDENKVTGESVAESPSGKKLKRNSPKQRKKAEDQKSPKKKKLEISNEGEGNSDDAEVAEAEVAEEEPSGKHIEPHVSTSRLPLVLSEKVQRSKALVECEGESIDLSGDMGAVGRVIISDSKSADPEMYIDLKGTIYKTTIVPSRTFCVVSFGQSEAKIEAIMNDFIQLKPQSNVDEAETMVEGTLDGFSFDSEDEGDKLPKATPQQADQNEDAEEQNKGATKAKTKKASTVVRKRAKPAGGKPQPAKKPRKKPQVSKKAKGKK, encoded by the exons ATGAGCACGTCGAGGGAGGAGTCGCCAGATTGGCTGCGCTCTTTCCAG gTGCCCAAAACTCATTCACCAGTGGAATTATCCTCAGATTCCGAGGCTTCACTGAATGGTGTTCCCTCGGGGGAGGATAAACCAGAAACTCATTCCCCAGTGGAATTATCCTCAGATTCTGAGGCTTCTCTGGATGGTGTTCCTTCGGGGGAGGATAAAACTGATTCCTCTGAATTGTTTCCACGTAAATCTTCTAAACTTACCGATGAAGATGAGAATAAAGTTACTGGGGAAAGTGTTGCAGAGTCTCCATCTGGTAAGAAATTAAAACGAAACTCTCCAAAGCAAAGGAAAAAAGCAGAAGATCAGAAATCCCCTAAAAAGAAGAAACTAGAGATATCCAATGAAGGAGAAG GAAACAGTGATGATGCAGAAGTTGCAGAGGCAGAAGTTGCAGAGGAAGAACCATCTGGGAAGCACATTGAGCCTCAT GTCTCCACCTCAAGGTTGCCTTTGGTGCTGTCTGAAAAAGTCCAACGCTCGAAG GCACTTGTtgagtgtgaaggagaatccaTAGATTTGAGTGGTGATATGGGTGCTGTAGGACGGGTAATTATTTCGGATTCCAAATCTGCGGATCCTGAAATGTACATTGATTTGAAAG GAACCATATACAAAACAACAATAGTTCCTTCCAGGACATTTTGTGTT gtTAGCTTTGGTCAGTCGGAGGCAAAG ATTGAAGCTATCATGAATGACTTCATTCAGTTGAAACCACAATCAAATGTTGATGAAGCTGAAACAATGGTTGAAG GAACCCTAGATGGTTTCTCGTTCGATTCAGAAGATGAGGGTGACAAACTTCCTAAAGCCACACCTCAACAAGCTGATCAAAACGAGGATGCTGAAGAGCAAAATAAGGGGGCAACCAAGGCAAAGACTAAGAAAGCATCG ACTGTTGTAAGGAAGAGAGCTAAACCTGCCGGAGGGAAGCCACAACCAGCAAAGAAACCAAGAAAGAAACCTCAAGTTTCCAAGAAGGCTAAGGGCAAGAAATGA
- the LOC103439979 gene encoding chloroplastic import inner membrane translocase subunit HP30-2-like codes for MEQGKQGAMVEKMVPPQNPIEEFQARFKELQAGVRGWLAKQSLPVEAAVVTLTSGAQGAAIGAFMGTLTNDVSSSLPTPPPQAGLNPQAMASFKQAQALAGGPLVQARNFAVMTGVNAGISCVMKRVRGKEDVQSSMVAAFGSGALFSLVSGMGGPNQAANAVTSGLFFALVQGGLFKLGQKFSQPPTEDIYYSKTRSMLSNLGLQSYEKNFKKGLLSDNTLPLLNDSALRDVKIPPGPRLLILDHIQRDPEIKERRG; via the exons ATGGAACAAGGAAAACAGGGAGCTATGGTGGAGAAGATGGTGCCTCCTCAGAACCCTATTGAGGAATTCCAGGCTCGCTTCAAGGAGCTGCAGGCTGGCGTCAGGGGGTGGCTGGCCAAGCAATCTCTGCCCGTCGAGGCCGCCGTCGTCACACTCACCAGCGGTGCTCAGGGCGCCGCCATCGGCGCCTTCATGGGTACCCTCACCAACGAtgtttcttcctctcttcccaCTCCTCCTCCTCAGGCCGGCCTCAACCCCCAAGCCATGGCCTCTTTCAAGCAAGctcag GCCCTTGCAGGTGGTCCGTTGGTCCAAGCTCGCAACTTTGCTGTTATGACTGGTGTCAATGCCGGCATATCCTGTGTCATGAAAAGAGTGAGAGGCAAGGAGGATGTCCAGTCTAG CATGGTGGCTGCTTTTGGTTCCGGAGCCCTGTTTTCACTTGTGAGCGGCATGGGTGGCCCCAATCAAGCAGCAAATGCGGTTACTTCTGGACTCTTCTTTGCACTTGTTCAAGGTGGACTTTTCAAG TTGGGGCAAAAATTTTCTCAACCACCTACCGAAGATATCTACTATTCTAAAACAAGAAGCATGTTGAGCAACCTCGGCCTCCAGAGTTACGAGAAGAATTTCAAGAAAGGCCTATTATCCGACAACACTTTACCTCTGCTCAACGATAG TGCTCTTAGAGACGTGAAAATCCCTCCCGGACCCAGGCTTCTCATTCTCGATCACATTCAGAG GGACCCGGAGATAAAAGAGAGGCGAGGATAG
- the LOC103439978 gene encoding protein RESPONSE TO LOW SULFUR 3-like: MAVTKQLPAAEEEKLLRQRNEELERELRKSQEREERMKAELQRARERLRVAEEAEERLCSQLGELEAEAVDQARMDHGRILALADQLSHAQRLLQASAIPLPSSGLASK, from the coding sequence ATGGCGGTAACGAAGCAACTGCCGGCGGCGGAAGAAGAGAAGCTGCTGAGGCAGAGGAACGAGGAGTTGGAGAGGGAGTTGAGGAAAAGCCAGGAGAGGGAGGAGCGGATGAAGGCGGAGCTCCAGAGAGCCCGCGAGAGGCTCCGAGTCGCCGAGGAGGCAGAAGAGCGTCTCTGCTCTCAGCTCGGCGAGCTCGAAGCCGAGGCCGTCGATCAGGCGCGTATGGATCACGGCCGAATTCTGGCCCTCGCGGACCAGCTCTCGCACGCCCAGCGCCTCCTCCAGGCTTCCGCCATTCCCCTGCCGTCGTCGGGACTCGCTTCCAAATGA
- the LOC103439976 gene encoding autophagy-related protein 13a-like, translating into MDFQNNSQLESGKMEQIVSQFLLKSLHIVLDSRIPSLHPHDRSGDLSSPTQVRKSDKWFNLILGDRPAALENLNFWHRSVMDPMIIDIILVRGGPSSSSVDNLYANSVEGTSVETIIERWVVQYETPRAVAPQTGDTSASYKRTYKKSIILLRTLYLYMRLLPAYRIFRQLSTSSQTYNFDIIYKVSSLRDPFSRAEEELMEEFSFAPVEAHPGRLSLSVNYRPTLADLNLEPSAPTPPRIITDYVGSPATDPLRSFPSSGKGFSATSFPSRGARPPSGVPHQRPHSWTSGFHRPPPFMHNRPLVGSPPAYRASPMSHDVGSPPIDTFANRGQNYRPLRHKRNMSADEYQLSPPFSPSPSPSPPTYLSSGNFNPMQTRIRSGTAPVSIPLPMGSPRYLSPNFSDPSRNSLPPLSPRSTRNDHSSQEFPSGIKAIRKLEVSRAGETHPGSSNHYIGQKVMKDSKDDSGRFSGLLSSSGSPRVGFSRSSSRLSFQDDLDDFEFSCPFDVDDVDTSDSQASDGKRPSEFISQSLPMGRKSQDAAVGVLVQMLRTAPPLRQDSSCYSSQSGKNEHEGGVATASGFFMPRKTSDALEELRSYRDMKDLLLSKSGTRVLSKDES; encoded by the exons ATGGACTTTCAGAATAATTCTCAGCTCGAATCGGGGAAAATGGAACAGATAGTTTCCCAATTTCTATTGAAAAGCTTGCATATTGTTTTGGACTCTAGGATTCCTTCTCTTCACCCGCATGATCGCAGCGGTGACCTGTCATCTCCAACTCAAGTGAGAAAGAGTGACAAGTGGTTTAACTTAATACTAGGAGACCGCCCTGCAGCTCTTGagaatttaaatttttggcACAGAAGTGTAATGGATCCTATGATAATTGACATTATACTTGTTCGCGGAGGACCTAGTTCTTCTTCTGTTGACAATCTGTATGCGAATTCAGTGGAGGGGACATCTGTTGAGACAATCATAGAGAGGTGGGTTGTCCAGTACGAAACTCCAAGGGCTGTGGCTCCCCAAACTGGCGACACTTCGGCCTCTTACAAAAGGACATACAAGAAGTCAATCATTCTTTTACGTACTCTTTATTTGTATATGAGACTTCTTCCAGCTTATAGGATCTTTAGACAGCTAAGTACATCTAGTCAGACTTACAATTTTGATATTATCTACAAGGTGTCTTCACTTAGAGATCCATTCTCAAGGGCGGAGGAGGAACTGATGGAGGAGTTCAGTTTTGCTCCCGTAGAGGCTCATCCTGGCCGCCTTTCTTTATCTGTGAATTACCGTCCAACACTAGCTGATTTAAATCTTGAGCCTTCAGCACCAACGCCACCGAGGATAATTACTGATTATGTTGGTAGTCCTGCCACTGACCCCCTGAGGTCTTTCCCCTCATCAGGGAAGGGTTTTAGTGCAACTTCCTTTCCGTCGAGAGGAGCACGACCGCCATCTGGTGTGCCACACCAACGCCCACACAGCTGGACAAGTGGCTTCCACAGGCCACCTCCTTTTATGCACAATAGACCCTTAGTTGGATCTCCACCTGCATATCGTGCATCTCCTATGTCACATGATGTTGGATCTCCTCCCATTGATACATTCGCCAACAGAGGTCAAAACTATAGACCTCTACGTCATAAACGAAATATGAGTGCTGATGAGTATCAGCTTTCACCTCCATTTTCGCCATCCCCATCGCCATCACCCCCAACATACTTGTCCAGTGGTAATTTCAATCCTATGCAAACTCGAATTCGTTCAGGAACTGCCCCTGTAAGCATCCCCCTTCCAATGGGGAGCCCTAGATACTTATCCCCCAATTTTTCTGATCCAAGTAGAAATTCTCTTCCTCCTTTATCACCCAGAAGCACAAGGAATGATCATTCCTCGCAAGAGTTTCCATCTGGAATCAAGGCAATCAGAAAATTGGAGGTTTCAAGGGCCGGAGAGACTCACCCTGGAAGTTCAAATCATTACATTGGTCAGAAG GTGATGAAAGACAGCAAAGATGATTCGGGGCGTTTCTCAGGATTGTTGTCGTCTAGTGGCTCACCACGTGTTGGATTTTCTAGAAGCTCGAGTAGATTGTCTTTCCAGGatgatttggatgattttgagTTCTCATGTCCTTTTGACGTGGATGATGTTGATACATCAGATTCTCAAGCCAG TGACGGCAAAAGGCCTTCAGAGTTCATATCTCAGTCACTGCCAATGGGTAGAAAATCACAAGATGCTGCTGTCGGCGTTCTGGTTCAGATGCTGAGGACAGCTCCGCCTCTGCGCCAAGATTCAAGTTGTTACTCATCGCAGTCTGGGAAGAATGAACATGAGGGAGGAGTTGCTACGGCTTCTGGTTTCTTTATGCCTCGGAAGACATCTGATGCACTGGAGGAGCTCAGAAGCTACCGAGATATGAAAGACCTTCTACTCTCTAAGAGCGGAACGCGGGTGCTTTCCAAAGACGAATCATAA
- the LOC103439975 gene encoding uncharacterized protein: MDYSSCPFCDLTVLSAELERHANGHFEEVEDDELDKQLARDLEFAQQLSLAPTAPPSAMNLTIDGDISMEEKVSCLIALQTRTTFHKIEGGLMALLRGCLELEHGNTTTIVSGYIDHFQSIQSEDKGWGCGWRNIQMLSSHLLVQRQEAREVLFGGSGFVPDIPSLQRWLEIAWEKGFDTLGSNHFANNIYGSRKWIGATECAALFRSFGLRARVVDFGPKELETFYPSLPGSSLGKEVKRIQDGGKRKAIQVRGPMDRYLLVRNHDTTQASSSGLENSGGSNIQLGDSMGGTSDEISRNKFTRKNNGRQVLIDWIWNYFSDNNFTKSGNHQVIVSDKTPLYFQHDGHSRTIVGIQVKRQHNGMLQHNLLILDPGHRTEDLERSLGEKVGWQKFVKRGVHTLKKPQYQLCYIDPGIASGEEKELLKTVESVFLEF, from the exons ATGGATTATTCGAGTTGCCCGTTCTGTGATTTGACAGTTCTGTCCGCCGAACTTGAAAG GCACGCCAACGGTCACTTTGAGGAGGTTGAGGATGATGAGCTCGATAAGCAACTGGCGAGGGATTTGGAGTTTGCCCAACAGCTTTCTCTCGCTCCTACTGCACCTCCATCAGCCATG AATTTAACAATTGATGGAGACATTAGTATGGAGGAAAAGGTTTCTTGCTTGATTGCTTTACAGACTAGGACTACTTTCCACAAGATTGAAGGTGGCTTAATGGCATTGCTCAGAGGCTGTTTGGAGTTAGAACATGGAAATACAACCACTATTGTGTCCGGTTATATTGATCATTTTCAGAGCATTCAATCAGAGGACAAGGGGTGGGGTTGCGGGTGGCGTAACATCCAAATGCTTAGCTCCCACTTGCTTGTGCAAAGGCAAGAAGCTCGGGAGGTTTTGTTTGGTGGTTCAGGTTTTGTTCCTGATATCCCTTCACTTCAAAGGTGGCTTGAAATTGCTTGGGAAAAGGGTTTTGATACACTTGGTTCTAATCATTTTGCTAACAACATTTATGGATCAAGAAAATGGATTGGAGCTACTGAATGTGCTGCCCTTTTCCGTTCTTTTGGACTTCGAGCAAGGGTAGTGGATTTTGGCCCCAAGGAACTTGAAACATTTTATCCTTCTCTTCCTGGTTCAAGTCTTGGGAAAGAGGTAAAGAGAATACAGGATGGCGGAAAGAGGAAAGCAATCCAGGTTCGTGGCCCGATGGATAGGTATTTGTTGGTAAGGAATCACGATACTACTCAAGCAAGTTCCAGTGGACTTGAAAATTCGGGAGGTTCTAATATCCAGCTTGGTGACTCTATGGGTGGCACAAGTGATGAGATTTCGAGAAATAAgtttacaaggaaaaacaacgGTCGTCAGGTTCTCATTGATTGGATCTGGAACTACTTTTCTGATAATAATTTTACCAAATCTGGAAATCATCAGGTCATTGTCAGTGACAAAac ACCCTTGTACTTCCAACATGATGGACATTCGAGAACGATTGTTGGGATTCAAGTCAAGCGTCAACATAATGGGATGCTTCAGCACAATCTCTTAATATTAGACCCTGGCCAT AGAACGGAAGATCTGGAAAGATCGCTTGGAGAAAAGGTAGGATGGCAGAAGTTTGTAAAAAGAGGGGTTCATACGCTGAAAAAGCCACAGTACCAG TTGTGCTATATCGATCCTGGAATTGCAAGCGGGGAGGAAAAGGAGTTGCTTAAGACAGTGGAAAGCGTCTTTCTTGAATTCTAG